The proteins below come from a single Halanaerobiales bacterium genomic window:
- a CDS encoding efflux RND transporter permease subunit, translating to LFSTIWAFGLMSAVGIPIYAVSTMIPVMLIALGVADGIHLLTNLNEKMKEKPGISTNEAITEMIKDMWKPVVMTSITTAVGFISLLTSDVYAVKYFGLFTAFGVMAAMIFSLIFIPAGLKLFNLPKFKSNKKNKNNNENNVYYKFADWVLEHKKKIILASIILLVAGIIGSQSLWINSSFLSKFEDDEKIIVANNFINDHFGGTTNLNVIIKAEENDALKNPEYLNDIWKLQQNLEKKDEVGDSLALTDFLRRINKVMNEGQEKYNKIPDSKELVAQYLLLYSMSGDPDDLNSVIDYDYRRTNLQLNLKDDDARLINDVMDEIENFKENSSLSELEIDYAGSAYTNRVFANLILEGQIKSLSLSVVIVILLLALLYKSFTAGIFGSLPIIITAMVNFGLMGYLNIALNTTTALISSIAVGMGIDYSIHLLSKYQKFGQKESSPQLAAEKTMKQAGKAIAFNAIVVIAGFMVLIFSSFPPNRELGYLVSLSLFSSFVLTLTLVVALIDRYKPKFIFNKKDKNN from the coding sequence TTATTTAGTACTATCTGGGCCTTTGGATTAATGTCAGCAGTTGGAATTCCAATTTATGCTGTGTCAACTATGATTCCAGTAATGCTTATAGCTTTAGGGGTAGCAGATGGTATACACTTACTTACAAATCTAAATGAAAAAATGAAAGAAAAACCAGGTATATCTACAAATGAAGCTATAACAGAAATGATAAAAGATATGTGGAAACCAGTAGTAATGACTTCTATAACAACAGCAGTAGGTTTTATTTCACTATTGACATCTGATGTTTATGCAGTAAAATATTTTGGTTTATTTACAGCTTTTGGTGTTATGGCAGCAATGATATTTTCCTTAATATTTATACCTGCAGGATTGAAATTGTTTAATTTACCTAAATTTAAATCAAATAAGAAAAATAAAAATAATAATGAAAATAATGTTTATTATAAATTTGCTGATTGGGTTTTAGAACATAAGAAAAAAATAATATTAGCCTCAATTATTTTGTTGGTTGCAGGAATTATCGGTTCACAAAGTCTCTGGATAAACTCCAGTTTTTTGAGTAAATTTGAAGATGATGAAAAAATAATTGTTGCCAATAATTTCATAAATGATCATTTTGGAGGTACTACAAATTTAAATGTTATTATAAAGGCAGAAGAAAATGATGCTTTAAAAAATCCCGAGTATTTAAATGATATCTGGAAACTACAACAGAATTTAGAGAAAAAAGACGAAGTAGGTGATAGTTTAGCTTTAACTGATTTTTTAAGAAGAATTAATAAGGTAATGAATGAAGGGCAGGAAAAATATAATAAAATTCCAGATAGTAAAGAATTAGTTGCTCAATATTTATTATTATATTCAATGTCGGGAGATCCAGATGATTTAAATAGTGTTATTGATTATGACTATAGAAGGACTAATCTGCAATTGAATTTAAAAGATGATGATGCAAGATTAATCAATGATGTGATGGATGAGATTGAAAATTTCAAAGAAAATTCATCTCTTTCTGAGTTAGAAATTGATTATGCAGGTTCAGCCTATACCAATAGAGTATTTGCCAATCTTATATTAGAAGGTCAAATAAAAAGTCTTTCACTTTCAGTTGTAATTGTAATCCTGTTATTAGCTTTATTATATAAAAGTTTTACTGCAGGAATATTTGGTAGTTTACCTATTATAATTACAGCTATGGTTAACTTTGGTTTAATGGGTTATCTGAATATAGCTCTTAATACAACCACAGCATTGATTTCAAGTATAGCAGTTGGAATGGGAATAGATTATTCCATACATTTATTATCCAAATATCAGAAGTTTGGTCAAAAAGAATCCAGTCCACAATTAGCTGCCGAAAAGACAATGAAACAAGCAGGTAAAGCTATAGCTTTTAATGCCATTGTTGTTATAGCAGGATTTATGGTACTTATCTTTTCTAGTTTTCCACCTAATAGAGAGTTAGGATATTTAGTATCTTTATCACTTTTCAGTAGTTTTGTCTTAACTTTAACATTAGTAGTGGCTTTAATTGACAGGTATAAACCTAAGTTTATATTTAATAAAAAAGATAAAAATAATTAA